The genomic stretch ATCCTTGTGCAATTCGAGAAGGGCGAGGAGGCGTTCTTGGTAGCCTGAAAGGTTGAAGAAATAACTTTCTTCCTTCAATTTTTCCGGCGGTCTGCCGCAGTCCGGGCAAGCGCCTTCTTTCAACTGGAGCTCAGTGAAGTAGCTTTCGCAGTGCACACAGTACCAATCTTCGTAGGCGCCGAGATATATGTCTCCTTTCTCATACGTCTTCTGGAATATATATTGAACCACCCTCTTATGCCTTTCTTCGGTGGTCCTTATATGGCTGCTGTTGGTGACATTAAGGGTTTTCCATAGATCGGTAAATCTTTGGACCATCCTGTCGGCCAACTCGCTGGGGTGAATTCCCTGATTGGACGCTGCTTTCTCCACTTTCTGGCCATGTTCGTCGGTCCCTGTGAGGAAGTAGACATTGTAACCGCACAAGCGTTTGTACCGCGCAATAATATCCGCCGCGATGGTAGTGTAAGCGTGCCCGATATGAGGTACATCGTTGATGTAATATATAGGGGTTGTTACGTAATAATTTTTACTCATCATTTTCTCCAATTCCAGTAGTAATGCCTATTCGTGACCGTATTGCACACCGGGGAGCGGTAGCCTGACGGTCCTATTACGTATTATTAGTAACCAACGATTAGCGACCGCCTCTCTTCACTTTTTTGGCTGTTGCCGTTGACTGTCGCCTCCTGCAGATTGGTCCGGTTTTATTATGTCCTTTGCGGTCAGAATCACTTCTTTTCCGCCGTCCAGTTCAACCGTAAAGGTGGAGTTCAAGGTGTTGTGCTTTATCACTTTGCCTTCCCCCTGCGCCACGGTTACCCTCTTTCCGAGCTTGGGGAAGTTTTTCTTGTAGCCAACGTACATTTCATATTCATAAGAGAGACAACACATAAGCCTTCCACAGATTCCTGATATTTTATTCGGATTCAGGGCGAGACCTTGTTCCTTTACCATCTTTATGGAGACTATGGAAAAATTGCTGAGAAATTTTCTGCAGCAGCACACATTCCCGCAGTTACCGAGGCCGCCGATAATCTTTGCCTCATCTCTGACGCCTACCTGCCTCAATTCTATCCTGATCTTGAATTCCTTTGCGAGTTCTTTTACCAGTTCTCTGAAATCTACCCTGTTTTCAGACACAAAGTAGAAAAGGAGCTTCGTTCCGCCGAAAAGATACTCTGCCCACAGGAGCTTCATGGGGAGATTCATATCTTTGATCTTCTGTTTGCAGAGGGTGAATGCGTAATTCTCCTTTTCTTTTAAAGAAAAGTACTGGGCTACCTCGGTATCCGTCGCCTTTGCCGTGATTTTTTTCAATCCTTCCTTAGATGAATCGACCGGTTCGGTAACAACCAGCGCAAGGCAATGGCCTTTCTCAAGGTCGGCTTTCACGTGATCTCCGATTTTCACATCGTCAGGAACCTGTACCTCAATCACACCTGTCAGCCTGTCGATCTTTATATAGCAACTCTTCATGACTACCTCATTATATGGAGCAACATATTTTCAAAAAGCAACCACTTGTTAATATTATACCTCATATTGAACATGGTTTCCTGTATCTTTTTGATGGAGCGTTCTATCCACGGCAGATCGGCCGTCTCATGGTCCATCAGGTCTCTCAGGTCCGAGTTTATAATTTGAGCAGAACCTCTTTCGTGGGCCGCGAGATAGAGATCGCGGAAAAAGGAAAGGAGGAAGGAAAGGTAGAGGTTAAGGCCCCTATTGTTTTTGGATAGCCGCTCCGATATGGCGGTTGATTCGACGAAGCTTCTCTTTTTTCCCGTAATCAGTTCGCCCAGTTTGCGTCTGAGGAGGAGGTTGTCGTCTTCCGTCCAGAAGAGGCCCAGACCTATGCTTCCGTATGATTGGGAGGAGATCAACCTGGCCTTTTCTTTCTCCATCCGGAGCACATTCGCGAAGTACTCTTCAACGTCACTCTGATTGAGGGGGCTGAATGGCACCCGGACACAGCGGGACCTTATAGTCAGGAGGATGTCCTTTTCCGAAGAGGATATGAGGAAAAATACGTTGTTGGGTGGTGGCTCCTCAAGTGTCTTCAGGAGGGCATTTGTCGCTTCCGGGGTCATTGTGTCAGCCCCGTCTATCACAATAGCTCTCACTTTTGCTTCGTATGGCTGTTCGCTCACTTCCTTGCTTATCATTCTCGACTGGCTGATCCCTATAGATTCGACGCCTTCAACAATCATAAGGTCGGGATGAGAACCATGTTCAAGTTTGATGCAGGGACGGCAATTGTCGCATCCCGTACCTTTTTCGCACATCATATGTTTTATGAATTCAATGGCGAATTTTCGCTTTCCTATGCCTTCCTGCCCGGTGAAAAGAAATGCGTGGGGCAGACGTTCTTTCGCAAGAAGCGACCGGAGCAGCTTTTTTTGCCAGGTGTGGCCGATGACGCTATCGAATCCCATAATTGTTGATCAGTGTTTCAACTTTTTGCCTGATGATGTCCTGTATCGCGGACTGTTCCAAGCCGCCGTTCACCACGAGGAATCTCCCGGGATCCTCCTTCGACAGTTTCAAATATGCGTCCCTTATCTTTTGATGGAAAGAAAGGGCCTCCTTTTCAAAACGATCCATAGTGGCGTGCAGAGCTTTTCTCGTGAGTCCGGTTTCAACGTCCACATCAAGGAGAATCGTCAGGTTAGGTCTGATGCCTTTGGTGACAAGTCTGTTCAGGGTTTCGATGATACCCAGGTCAATACTTCGTCCGTAACCCTGATACGCATATGTGGCATCCACGAACCTGTCGCACAGCACTATCTTTTGCTCTTGGAGGGCAGGAAGAATTACTTCATCCACGTGTTGCGCTCTCATGGCCATAAACACAAGAAGTTCGGAAAAAGGGAAAATATTCATGTCCCTTTGAAGGAGTACCTTCCGTAATGCCTCCCCCAGAGGCGAGCCGCCTGGCTCTCTGGTCCGTACCACGGTATGCCCTTTCGACACAAGATAATTATTTAGAAGCTCAGCCTGCGTTGACTTGCCGCTTCCCTCTATACCTTCGAATGCAATTAACATACTGGGCCTACTTAACTCTTTCCATGTACTGCCCTGTTCTCGTATCAATCTTGACTGTCTCGCCCTGCTCCACAAAGAGAGGGACCTGGATCGTATACCCCGTTTCGAGCATGGCCGGCTTTGTGGCGTTCTGCGCTGTGTCTCCTCTGATGCCTGGCTCGGTCTGAGTGATGGCAAGAGTGACAAAATTGGGTACCTCCACCCCTATTGTCTTTCCCTGGTATATGAGTACCTGTATGACGAGTCCTTCTTTGAGGTAATACCTCGCATCTCCCAACTGTTTTTCGTCGATGAACATCTGATCATAAGTATTCTGATCCATGAAGTAATAGTTGCTGCTTTCTTTGTAGAGAAACTGCATTTCTCTTTCCTCAAGTTCCGGGACGTCGGCTTTGTCTCCCGAGCGGTAAGTCCGGTCAAGCACATTTCCCGAAACAAGACTCTTGAGTCTTGTCCTGACAAACGCGCCTCCTTTCCCAGGTTTGACGTGCTGGAACTCGACTATGACGAAGGGCTCATTCTCTACCAGAATTCTCAAGCCTTTTCTAAACTCCGATGTGGAAACTACCATCATTTCCTCCTCAATTGATTTTCGATGAGATTCAGGAGAACTACCGACAACTCTCCACCGTGCGCCGCCCTGCCGCTTTTACGACCTCACGCTCAGCATATCTTTTCGAATATGAGTAAGAACCGTAGTTCTATTCTCTTCTATAAGTACCATATCCTCAAGCCTTACGCCACCCAAATGAGGTATATATATTCCCGGCTCAATGGTCAAAACCATGTTCGGCTCAATGAGACTTTCCGACATATAGTTGACGGCCGGGGCTTCGTGAACCGCTACCCCGACTCCGTGTCCGACTCCGTGCCTGAAAAAATCACCATAGCCCTTCCGGTCAATGAAGCCCCTGACTATCATATCAAGCTCCTTTGCCGGCATGCCTGCTCTGATGCTATCCAAGCCGAGGTCTTTTGCCTCTCTTACTATGGAATATATCTTATCAATCTTACCATTTACTTTGCCCAAGGTTATGGTACATGTCTCATCGCTGCAATAGCTGTCCACCTGGGCTCCGAAGTCGATTATTACCGCCTCCCCGTCCTTAAGCTCCCTGTCGGTGGGTTCTGCATGGGGCAGGGCCGCCCGTGGCCCGGATGCAACGATTGTGTTAAAAGACGGACAATCGGCTCCAAGCCGCTTCATGGTGTACTCCAACTCGTTGGCGATCTCCTTTTCAGTCCTCCCGGGCTTTATTCTCTCATAGACCTCAGTAAAGGCATCAGTTGAGATCCGTATCGCCTTCTTTATCGTCTCAATCTCTTCCGGGTCTTTAATGGCTCTTATCGTCTCAATCTTGTTTAGGGGCACGAGTTCCACATTCCCCAGAGTCTCAGTCCACCGTGCGTACATATCATAAGTAGTATGGGCGCTGTCAAAACCCATTTTACGGATGCCGTACTTGTCGCATAATCTTGGGAGGGAGTTGATCTTCTGCTGCACTTCAAGGACCTGGATACCTTTTGTCACCTCCATGGCGTGGGTAATGTACCGGAAATCGGTAAGCAGCAGAACATCCTCGTGTGTCACCAGAAGAGAACCCTCGGAACCCCTGAACCCCGTAAGATAAAATATATTATCCATGCCCTTCAGGATACAGGCATCAAGGCCCGCTTCGTCGATTATCTGTGCTACCAGGCCTATTCTCTTATCTCTCATCGCCTGTCACTGCTTTTTTTCAGTAACCGTTTTAAAATAGACCCTTTTTGTTTTCCTTTAAGATCTTTTTTGAGGGACCCAAGCCTCATTTTGTAGAAGCTGTTCCCGGGATCCTTCCGTGTCAGTTTCTCGTAAATCTCTATTGCTTTTTCGATACACCCCTGATCAAGATAGATATCCGCAAGAGTCGCTGTTATGATCTTTTTATCATCCATCATAATGGGATAGTTAAATGAATCTTATTTGAAAAATCAAGTTAAATTGTTACCATAGTCTCTATACGCGTGGGGAGCTTGGCCGGTAAGCGTCTTTGCCGGGGGTGGCAGGGGGCGGCAAGAGGCGGCACAGACGACTGACTCGAGAGGCAAGAGGTACGGGGGATTCAAGGCGGCAGGAAGAACCCTGGTGTGGATATGCTTCACAGCCTATTTTGCCGCAAATCTCATAAGCAGCAGCCTTTTCTCTTTTTTGCTGCGAGGTTCTTTTACCTGAGCCAGAACGGTGACCAGATCCTGAAATGCAGGGTTTTCTCGCAGAAGCGATTGCACCATCTTCGATTCACTTATTATGAAGCCGTCGGGGAATTCCTTCCGGAATTTTGCCACATCCTCGACACCGCCCAGAGTTCTCAGGCGGCCCCTGTTCAAATAGAAGATGAGAGAGGAATCTCCGCCGGGGAAAAGAGCTAACCTGCTATCGGGAATCCCTTTCAGCTCAGCCGCTGCCTCACGGCAAAACACACGGAACGTACGCATTTCCTCCATGGCCGCCATACCTCCGGTGAAACTCCAAAGCTCTACGCCGAAGACGAGAAGAAAGAGGAGTATGAGGCCATGAAGGCGCCTTCTTTTTTTCAAAAGGAAGATGGCTGATAGGCTCCCGATTATCGCCAGAATACCCACTAAGATTTGAGCGAGATGGTGAGGCATCTCTTTAATGAAATAACTGCAGAGCAGAGCCATACCTGCAAGGCTTGGTAATGCTGCAGTGGCGAGAGCCGCCGCATTCATGGTGCGCGAGCTGTCCTGAACCGGTCTTGCCAGCCAGTCCGTCAGGGCTTTTCCCGTGATCAATGCAAGGGCTGGTACAAGAGGCAGGATGTAGTAGCTTCTCCGCGAACCAGAAGCGGTAAAGAAAAGAAATATCGCGAGTCCCGCGAGAGGTGTCCACCAGTTAGCCCGGTTAGCCAGCCACTCTTTAGCATGCCACAAGGCTCCGATAAGCAAAAGTGTCCAGGGCAGGAAGAACAGAAGGGTATATTTCAGATATACATAAGGGGGTTCTACGTGGTCGAAAGGTCTGAAGAAGCGAAGGAAATTTTCTCTCCACATAAGTTCCACGGATTGCCACGATCCAGTTATGATTACAGGCGCGAGGAGTAAAGCGGCAAACAACAAGAGGGACGCCAGTATGGAGATCAGACCCTGCCAGGATATTATCCATTTGAAATGGATGAGAAATGCTCTCGGCACATTCTGGAAGGAGGGCTTACGCGTGGCAAAGGGAGTAAGGAGCATGACCAGGCTGTAGAATCCGATGACCGAAAAACCGACGGCAGGCGCTACCGGTCCCTTGAGGAATGCTGAAACTGCCCCAAAACAATAAAGGAGGATGAGTTTTGTAAGTTTCCCGTCCACACCGCCCGTCACGAATGCCCATAGCATGAGCCATATGCTCAATACGTTTAGAAGCTCGGCGGAAGCGGTCTTTGACCAAAGGATGTACATAATTGATGTGAGAAGGAGTCCTCCAGACAGCACCGCAGTTCTGGTATCGAAAAGCCTCCTCCCTATGGAGAAGGTAACCAGTACTGCCGCGACCCCGGCAAAGGCACTTGGAAGGCGCGAGACTGCCTCTGTGACTCCTCCTGGGGAAGCAAAAAGAGCTATTATCCAATAGCTTAGCAGGGGTTTATCGAAATAAACCTCACCGTTGATGGTGGGGAGGAAGTAGTTCCCGGTGGAGAGCATTTCCCTGACAATCACCGCCCATCGCCCTTCAGACCCCCAGAGCGATCTCACAGAGAGGCCGGAAAGCAAGAGAATTGCGCCTGCCATTGCCACAAGAATAAAAAAGACCCAATCGCGGCTCGACCAAGGTCTTATGGGCGCGATAAGGGAATTAGGCTGCTCTGTCTTCATGGAATGTGGGAAAATATAAGAGCATGTTCCTATAAGAGTCAAGGGAAAAGTACCGGGTATAATGCAGAGGCCAGGTTTTAAGTAAAGCCAATGTTGCCTTTCTCTTTATTCCGGAGGACATAGAAAAAGGATACTGTTGATTTTTCAATACCCTGCATGGTATCTTTCATAATTAATATATGTTGTCCAAAAGACAAAAATTTAAGCGCTTAATGTTATCTCAAATTCGCTGAAAGAGGGAAAGCCATGAAACAGTTTAAAGTGCTTGTCACTGATAACATCGCTCAGGAAGGTGTCGACATTCTGGAACAGGACGGCGATATTGACATTGATATGCAGGTCGGAATAAAGAATGATGAGCTCAAGAAGATCGTGGGAGAATACGACGCGATCATTACGAGAAGCGGCACTACGGTAACAGGCGATCTCCTGGCAAACCCAGGGAAATTAAAGATCATAGGGCGGGCCGGAGTCGGAGTGGACAATATAGATATCGAGACGGCAAGCAAGAAAGGGATTATTGTGATAAACGCCCCGACCGGAAATACCCTTGCGGCCACGGAGCTTACCCTTGGGATAATGCTTTCCGCAACCCGCAAAATACCTTTGGCGAACGATTCACTGAAGGCGGGAAAATGGGACAGGAAGAGATTTATGGGGATTGAACTCTTCAATAAAACCTTGGGAATAGTAGGTTTAGGCAGGATAGGGACCAATGTGGCTGTAAGGGCGAGAAGTTTCGGTATGAAGATTGTTGCCTACGACCCTTATATAAAGAAGAGTAAGGCCGAAGCCGTGGGCGCCGTTCTTCGTGACAGTCTTGTCGATCTCCTGAAGGAAGCGGATATCGTAACGTTCCATACGCCTCTTACGTCTGCCACAAGGAATATGATTACCGCAAAAGAGATCTCCATAATGAAAGATGGTGTAATTTTTGTCAACTGCGCCAGAGGCGGAATTGTAAACGAAAACGATCTTTATGACGGACTGGTATCGGGTAAGATACTTGCGGCAGGGGTTGATGTCTTTGAGCACGAGCCTCCCCGCAATAATAAGTTCCTTGAGCTTGAGAATGTGATCGTAACACCACATATAGGCGCCAATACGAAGGAGGGGCAGAAAGCCGTTTCTGTTATCATCGCAGAACAGGTGGCCAATGCTCTCCACGAAAGACCATATCTCAACGGTGTGAATATTCCATTCATGCAGTCCCTTCTTCCCGACCATGCCCGGCTCTATTTTAAGCTCGTTGAGAAGATGGGCAGGCTTGCCGCTCAAATAGTGAAAGGCAGACCGGAAGAGATTAAGGTTGTGATGGTGGGAAAAAACTTCGAGGAAGACCTTTGTGAGAGAAAATTTGACGTGCCTTTCAGCTACCAGCCTTTCACTATCGGCGCCTTAAAAGGCTTCCTTGACGTGAGCCTCAAGGAGTCGGTCACCTTTGTCAATGCCCCGTACCTTGCGAAGGATAGGGGTATCGTCGTGGTTGAGGCCAAAACGGATCAGTATGACACGTTCAATGACCTCGTACTCTTTGTTCTGAAGACGGATGAGGAAGAGATAAGCATCGCGGGAACCGTTTTTGCCGACAAATTGGGGAGGATCGTACTTCTGAATCGTTTCCACTTAGATATGGTGCCTGAAGGGACCTTTCTTGAATGCAGGATTATCGACCGGCCCGGTATCATAGGCAGAGTGGGGACAATCCTCGGAAGCCACGGTATAAACATAGCAGGATTATGTGTTTCGCGTCCCATAAGCGGAGAAGAGGTCGCCTTTGTATCAGTCGACAGTCCAATCGACAATGACGTCCTTGAGGATATCCGGACGATCGACGGAATGATCGAAACTAAAGTAATTGACCTTTAAAGATGGTCGTTAAGCCGTTAGCTGATAGCTAAGTCAAAAGCTAAGGATGTAATTTGCACGGCCGACGGATTATTTCCGTATTGATTTTATCTTTTGCAAATTGCAGAAAAACGTTGCGTAGTGACGTCCCCGGTGTTTTGACTGCTCTGGCGAATAACGGCGGCCAGAACGCCTCTTTTCAATTAAATATTTAAAAACAGGCGGTTTTCTGATAAAATTTATCTATG from Syntrophobacterales bacterium encodes the following:
- a CDS encoding stage 0 sporulation protein, which translates into the protein MKSCYIKIDRLTGVIEVQVPDDVKIGDHVKADLEKGHCLALVVTEPVDSSKEGLKKITAKATDTEVAQYFSLKEKENYAFTLCKQKIKDMNLPMKLLWAEYLFGGTKLLFYFVSENRVDFRELVKELAKEFKIRIELRQVGVRDEAKIIGGLGNCGNVCCCRKFLSNFSIVSIKMVKEQGLALNPNKISGICGRLMCCLSYEYEMYVGYKKNFPKLGKRVTVAQGEGKVIKHNTLNSTFTVELDGGKEVILTAKDIIKPDQSAGGDSQRQQPKK
- the holB gene encoding DNA polymerase III subunit delta'; this translates as MGFDSVIGHTWQKKLLRSLLAKERLPHAFLFTGQEGIGKRKFAIEFIKHMMCEKGTGCDNCRPCIKLEHGSHPDLMIVEGVESIGISQSRMISKEVSEQPYEAKVRAIVIDGADTMTPEATNALLKTLEEPPPNNVFFLISSSEKDILLTIRSRCVRVPFSPLNQSDVEEYFANVLRMEKEKARLISSQSYGSIGLGLFWTEDDNLLLRRKLGELITGKKRSFVESTAISERLSKNNRGLNLYLSFLLSFFRDLYLAAHERGSAQIINSDLRDLMDHETADLPWIERSIKKIQETMFNMRYNINKWLLFENMLLHIMR
- the tmk gene encoding dTMP kinase, whose amino-acid sequence is MLIAFEGIEGSGKSTQAELLNNYLVSKGHTVVRTREPGGSPLGEALRKVLLQRDMNIFPFSELLVFMAMRAQHVDEVILPALQEQKIVLCDRFVDATYAYQGYGRSIDLGIIETLNRLVTKGIRPNLTILLDVDVETGLTRKALHATMDRFEKEALSFHQKIRDAYLKLSKEDPGRFLVVNGGLEQSAIQDIIRQKVETLINNYGIR
- the efp gene encoding elongation factor P, translated to MMVVSTSEFRKGLRILVENEPFVIVEFQHVKPGKGGAFVRTRLKSLVSGNVLDRTYRSGDKADVPELEEREMQFLYKESSNYYFMDQNTYDQMFIDEKQLGDARYYLKEGLVIQVLIYQGKTIGVEVPNFVTLAITQTEPGIRGDTAQNATKPAMLETGYTIQVPLFVEQGETVKIDTRTGQYMERVK
- a CDS encoding aminopeptidase P family protein codes for the protein MRDKRIGLVAQIIDEAGLDACILKGMDNIFYLTGFRGSEGSLLVTHEDVLLLTDFRYITHAMEVTKGIQVLEVQQKINSLPRLCDKYGIRKMGFDSAHTTYDMYARWTETLGNVELVPLNKIETIRAIKDPEEIETIKKAIRISTDAFTEVYERIKPGRTEKEIANELEYTMKRLGADCPSFNTIVASGPRAALPHAEPTDRELKDGEAVIIDFGAQVDSYCSDETCTITLGKVNGKIDKIYSIVREAKDLGLDSIRAGMPAKELDMIVRGFIDRKGYGDFFRHGVGHGVGVAVHEAPAVNYMSESLIEPNMVLTIEPGIYIPHLGGVRLEDMVLIEENRTTVLTHIRKDMLSVRS
- a CDS encoding glycosyltransferase family 39 protein, which gives rise to MKTEQPNSLIAPIRPWSSRDWVFFILVAMAGAILLLSGLSVRSLWGSEGRWAVIVREMLSTGNYFLPTINGEVYFDKPLLSYWIIALFASPGGVTEAVSRLPSAFAGVAAVLVTFSIGRRLFDTRTAVLSGGLLLTSIMYILWSKTASAELLNVLSIWLMLWAFVTGGVDGKLTKLILLYCFGAVSAFLKGPVAPAVGFSVIGFYSLVMLLTPFATRKPSFQNVPRAFLIHFKWIISWQGLISILASLLLFAALLLAPVIITGSWQSVELMWRENFLRFFRPFDHVEPPYVYLKYTLLFFLPWTLLLIGALWHAKEWLANRANWWTPLAGLAIFLFFTASGSRRSYYILPLVPALALITGKALTDWLARPVQDSSRTMNAAALATAALPSLAGMALLCSYFIKEMPHHLAQILVGILAIIGSLSAIFLLKKRRRLHGLILLFLLVFGVELWSFTGGMAAMEEMRTFRVFCREAAAELKGIPDSRLALFPGGDSSLIFYLNRGRLRTLGGVEDVAKFRKEFPDGFIISESKMVQSLLRENPAFQDLVTVLAQVKEPRSKKEKRLLLMRFAAK
- the serA gene encoding phosphoglycerate dehydrogenase, with protein sequence MKQFKVLVTDNIAQEGVDILEQDGDIDIDMQVGIKNDELKKIVGEYDAIITRSGTTVTGDLLANPGKLKIIGRAGVGVDNIDIETASKKGIIVINAPTGNTLAATELTLGIMLSATRKIPLANDSLKAGKWDRKRFMGIELFNKTLGIVGLGRIGTNVAVRARSFGMKIVAYDPYIKKSKAEAVGAVLRDSLVDLLKEADIVTFHTPLTSATRNMITAKEISIMKDGVIFVNCARGGIVNENDLYDGLVSGKILAAGVDVFEHEPPRNNKFLELENVIVTPHIGANTKEGQKAVSVIIAEQVANALHERPYLNGVNIPFMQSLLPDHARLYFKLVEKMGRLAAQIVKGRPEEIKVVMVGKNFEEDLCERKFDVPFSYQPFTIGALKGFLDVSLKESVTFVNAPYLAKDRGIVVVEAKTDQYDTFNDLVLFVLKTDEEEISIAGTVFADKLGRIVLLNRFHLDMVPEGTFLECRIIDRPGIIGRVGTILGSHGINIAGLCVSRPISGEEVAFVSVDSPIDNDVLEDIRTIDGMIETKVIDL